CACCATAGATGGGTAAATGTCCAATAACTACGCGCATTTTTGCACTTTGTGCTGGTGTACTTCCTAAACTCCGTTCCACCCAAGCGAGTTGTGCTGGGGGTATATAGTGAGAGGAACCATCCCAAACCAAGAAAAAAATATCCCGATATTGAAAAGTGTAATAAAAGGGAAACTCAGAGAAATCCAGAAAATCTAGTCCCAAATCCTGTTGTCGATTTTGCCAATACTCAGAAGCTAAATTTCTTTCTCGAGAGAATATATACTCACCCGTGGGTGTTATAGCGCTCGAAGCGTCGTGATTACCTACTGTAAAACCAAAAGGATAATTACCATCGCGTAGGGGTTTAGCCACGTGATCATCGAAAGCTTGCCACATAGCTGTAACTTGCGCGTCCGTTAACTGCAGACTCTGTCCAGCGATCATATCCCCACCGCAGAGTACTAAATCAGGTCGCCAAAAGGGTATTAAAGCGATCGCTTGAGTTACCTCCAGATCGTAAGTAGTAGAACCATAAGCGCTATTAAGATCGCTAATAACCACTATACGCACATCACCTCGCGGGGGGTTATAGAGGGGTACTGAAGCAGAAAGCAAGAAGCTTAAAATAACTAAGGAGAGAAAACGTCGCCAGTACATTGTGCCTTAATTAGAGTTCCAACACCAATCTATCAGTCTTTAGTAATGAATATTTTTTCTGGAATCTAACTCAGAGAAACGGTAGATATTGATAGACGTAATTAAACAAGCAATTTTATGATGAGACTTGGTCAAATTTTACTCCAGAAACAGTGGATTTCTTCGGAACAGCTTAGTTACGCTCTCGATGTGTCTACCTCTAAAAACCTGAAACTAGGAGAAACACTGGTTCAATTGTGCTGGATTTCCGATGAAC
This DNA window, taken from Gloeocapsa sp. PCC 73106, encodes the following:
- a CDS encoding metallophosphoesterase; this translates as MYWRRFLSLVILSFLLSASVPLYNPPRGDVRIVVISDLNSAYGSTTYDLEVTQAIALIPFWRPDLVLCGGDMIAGQSLQLTDAQVTAMWQAFDDHVAKPLRDGNYPFGFTVGNHDASSAITPTGEYIFSRERNLASEYWQNRQQDLGLDFLDFSEFPFYYTFQYRDIFFLVWDGSSHYIPPAQLAWVERSLGSTPAQSAKMRVVIGHLPIYGVAVGRDRPGEVMANAEFLRALLEQYRVHTYISGHQHAYYPAHKGTLQLLHSGAIGSGPRSLISGNLPPVKTITLIDINFNSSELTTYTTYNMNTLELIENSQLPPFLDSHNGRIWRRDILQSHG